In the Gasterosteus aculeatus chromosome X, fGasAcu3.hap1.1, whole genome shotgun sequence genome, one interval contains:
- the LOC120809784 gene encoding C2 domain-containing protein 5 isoform X17: protein MPGKLKAKIVAGRHLPVMDRASDLTDAFVEVKFGNTTFKTDVCHKSLNPQWNSEWFKFEVDDEDLQDEPLQVTVLDHDTYSANDAIGKVYIDIDPLLCSEAASVISGWFPIYDTIHGIRGEINVLVKVELFNDLNRFRQSSCGVKFFCTASIPRCYRAVLVHGFVEELVVNEDPEYQWIDRIRTPRASNEARQRLISLMSGELQRKIGLKVLEMGGNAVVGYLQCFDLEGESGLVVRAIGTACTLDKLSSGSAPNTNTHMHPSTAPASNACNSPSKDGKEPVFGEDMTSTSGPPTPFRALPTTSSSLPPFSPSKPCSRQSSSSDTDLSLTPKTVEPVRRRLGIFLCPSSPTLSTDTLSLLGSGLVGCGNTSDPRATTLPPPSTVHSDSVLLRKSVSFTEDLLLAASGMGSGGSVGKEAGPLKTLLRQQTQTALEQRGATSSGLLLNAREFPFFTLTSFPLGFLVHVGGVVSARSVKLLDRIHNPDEPETRDAWWEEIRQEIKSHAKALGCHAVVGYSESTSICEEVCILSASGTAAILNPRYMREGCLDIGITDHRFEEPSPPSCGFCHIPYDELNMPFPAQLTYCYLCRRQKVPDVLFTTINLPAEAAVTGKGCLIQARLCRLKKKAQGEVNATAISNLLPFMEYELHTQLMNKLKLRSMNALFGLHIQISVGENMLLGLASATGVYLTALPPPGGIQIAGKTPGDLSAEHHILTIQKRINDTIAKNKELYEINPPELTEEVLGSPVPDSRQRSRLFRSHSESSDEVSELDLSHGKKDAFVLEIDDTDAVEDIHSLLTDAPTPTGFYSCNTEIMPGIYNWTSGVQMFTSVRVFRLSNANLTNQGLNKIFTDLCENLLKSFYFKLRSMIPCCLCQLNFTVAVPEEELIQVTVTAVAMTFDKDQNQEKTADKPPAKGGNETEEQLQFPLELCADPSSANCQPASKVSGVPECSNFSSRDRCSTWLELLRLKAHTIRRGSVKTSRRTRSLAHSVSSLERSSPLPEGRSRSLRSNRLFGGISVTVVKMTPLSFLPGTRIIKYLGIINMFFIRETTSLREEGGVSGFLHTFIAEVFSMVRAHVAALGGNAVVSYSMKECMLMENPNKNQAQCLINVSGDAVICVRETDQEPTPSTASIGQTCTSATDEAT from the exons ATGCCTGGGAAACTGAAGGCCAAAATAGTGGCTGGTCGCCACTTGCCGGTGATGGACCGAGCCAGTGACCTCACGGATGCATTTGTGGAG GTCAAGTTTGGAAACACGACTTTCAAAACAGACGTGTGTCACAAGTCCCTCAACCCACAATGGAATTCAGAATGGTTCAAATTTGAG GTGGATGATGAGGACTTGCAGGACGAGCCATTGCAGGTCACAGTTTTGGACCATGACACGTACAGCGCTAACGACGCCATAGGGAAGGTTTATATTGACATTGACCCGCTGCTGTGCAGTGAGGCGGCCTCTGTCATCTCCGGCTGGTTTCCCATCTATGACACGATCCATG GGATCCGAGGGGAGATCAATGTCCTTGTCAAAGTGGAGCTTTTCAACGATTTGAACCGCTTCAGACAGTCGTCGTGCGGGGTCAAGTTCTTCTGCA CCGCATCCATTCCACGGTGCTACAGAGCAGTATTGGTGCACGGGTTTGTGGAGGAACTTGTTGTGAATGAAGATCCAGAGTACCAGTGGATCGACCGCATAAGAACTCCTCGGGCCTCCAATGAGGCCCGGCAGAGGCTCATCTCTCTTATGTCAG gggagctgcagagaaaaatCGGGCTAAAGGTACTGGAGATGGGCGGGAACGCAGTGGTGGGCTACTTGCAGTGTTTCGACCTGGAGGGAGAATCGGGTCTGGTGGTCAGGGCCATAGGCACGGCCTGCACGCTGGACAAACTCAGCTCTGGGAGTGCCcccaacaccaacacacacatgcacccgaGCACAGCCCCTGCTTCCAATGCCTGCAATTCCCCTTCCAAGGATGGAAAGGA GCCGGTTTTTGGTGAGGACATGACCTCGACCTCCGGCCCGCCAACCCCTTTCAGAGCCCttcccaccacctcctcctctcttccccccttctctccctccaagCCTTGCAGCCGCCAGTCCTCATCATCAGACACAGACCTCAGTTTGACGCCCAAGACGG TGGAGCCAGTGAGACGCAGGCTGGGGATCTTCCTCTGCCCCAGTTCCCCCACCCTctccacagacacactgtcCCTTCTTGGTTCTGGCTTAGTGGGCTGTGGTAACACCTCTGATCCCAGAGCCACCaccctgccccctccctccaccgtCCACTCAGACAGTGTCTTGCTGAGAAAGAGCGTGTCCTTCACGGAGGACCTGCTGCTGGCAGCCTCCG GAATGGGGAGTGGGGGCAGCGTCGGGAAGGAGGCGGGGCCTCTGAAGACCCTGCTCAGGCAGCAGACGCAGACGGCTCTCGAGCAGAGG GGAGCGACCTCCTCTGGGTTATTGTTAAACGCCAGG GAGTTTCCCTTCTTCACCTTGACGTCTTTCCCACTTGGTTTTCTGGTTCATGTCGGCGGGGTGGTCAGTGCTCGCTCGGTCAAACTATTGGACCGTATACACAACCCCG ATGAGCCAGAGACTCGCGATGCCTGGTGGGAGGAGATCCGCCAGGAGATCAAATCTCACGCCAAAGCTCTTGGTTGCCATGCTGTTGTTGGGTACAGCGAGAGCACTAGCATCTG TGAGGAGGTGTGTATCCTGTCAGCATCTGGCACAGCAGCCATCCTCAACCCTCGGTACATGCGTGAAGGCTGCCTAGACATCGGAATTACCGACCACAG GTTTGAGGAGCCGTCTCCCCCGAGCTGTGGCTTCTGCCACATTCCGTATGATGAGCTCAACATGCCCTTTCCTGCCCAGCTCACCTACTGTTACCTCTGCAGGCGACAAAAG GTTCCCGATGTGCTCTTCACAACCATCAACCTACCAGCAGAAGCGGCTGTTACGGGGAAGGGCTGCCTCATCCAGGCCAG ACTGTGCCGTCTAAAGAAGAAGGCTCAGGGAGAAGTGAACGCGACAGCCATCTCCAACCTGCTGCCATTCATGGAGTACGAGCTGCACACTCAGCTGATGAACAAGCTGAAGCTGCGGAGCATGAACGCTTTGTTCGGGTTGCACATACAGATCAGCGTCGGAGAGAACATGCTTCTGGGTCTGGCT tctgcTACAGGCGTGTACCTGACAGCCCTGCCGCCACCGGGGGGCATCCAGATTGCAGGGAAGACTCCTGGTGACCTGAGCGCTGAGCACCACATCCTCACCATCCAGAAAAGGATCAATGACACCATAGCCAAGAACAAAGAGCTGTATGAAATAAACCCACCG gagctgacggaggaagTGCTCGGTTCTCCGGTTCCCGACTCGAGGCAGCGATCCAGACTTTTCCGCTCCCACTCGGAAAGCTCAGACGAAGTGTCAGAGTTGGACCTCTCGCACGGCAAGAAGGACGCCTTCGTCCTCGAG ATTGATGACACTGATGCTGTGGAGGACATCCACTCCCTCCTCACTGATGCCCCTACGCCCACAG GTTTCTACAGCTGCAACACCGAGATCATGCCTGGGATTTACAACTGGACTTCAGGAGTTCAG ATGTTTACATCTGTGAGGGTCTTTAGGTTGAGTAACGCCAATCTTACTAACCAAGGCTTGAACAAGATCTTCACTGACCTATGTGAGAATCTGCTGAAG AGTTTTTACTTCAAGTTACGCTCTATGATCCCCTGCTGTCTGTGTCAGCTCAACTTCACCGTAGCCGTGCCAGAGGAGGAACTCATACAG GTCACGGTGACAGCCGTTGCCATGACGTTTGACAAAGACCAGAATCAGGAGAAGACTGCAGACAAGCCACCCGCCAAAG GAGGCAACGAGACTGAAGAGCAACTGCAGTTTCCCTTGGAGTTATGTGCAGACCCATCGTCCGCCAACTGTCAGCCAGCATCCAAAGTCTCAG gtgtCCCAGAGTGTTCCAACTTCTCATCCAGAG ACAGATGCAGCACCTGGCTAGAGCTGCTTAGGCTGAAAGCTCACACCATAAGACGTGGATCAGTTAAGACAAGTAGGAGGACACGGTCTCTAGCACACTCTG tctcctctttgGAGCGCTCCAGTCCGCTGCCAGAGGGCCGCTCGCGCTCGCTGCGGTCCAACCGCTTGTTTGGGGGGATTTCCGTCACCGTGGTGAAGATGACGCCGCTCTCGTTCCTACCCGGGACACGCATCATTAAATACCTCGGGATCATCAACATGTTTTTCATCAGAGAGACGACATCTTTACGAGAG gaagGGGGTGTCAGTGGCTTCCTCCATACGTTCATAGCAGAGGTGTTTTCGATGGTTCGAGCCCATGTAGCTGCCTTGGGGGGCAATGCAGTGGTGTCTTATAGTATGAAAGAGTGTATGTTAATGGAAAATCCAAACAAGAACCAG GCTCAGTGTCTCATTAATGTGAGCGGTGATGCCGTCATCTGTGTCAGGGAAACGGACCAGGAGCCCACTCCCTCAACAGCAAGTATCGGACAGACCTGCACTAGTGCCACAGACGAGGCTACATGA
- the LOC120809784 gene encoding C2 domain-containing protein 5 isoform X18, which yields MPGKLKAKIVAGRHLPVMDRASDLTDAFVEVKFGNTTFKTDVCHKSLNPQWNSEWFKFEVDDEDLQDEPLQVTVLDHDTYSANDAIGKVYIDIDPLLCSEAASVISGWFPIYDTIHGIRGEINVLVKVELFNDLNRFRQSSCGVKFFCTASIPRCYRAVLVHGFVEELVVNEDPEYQWIDRIRTPRASNEARQRLISLMSGELQRKIGLKVLEMGGNAVVGYLQCFDLEGESGLVVRAIGTACTLDKLSSGSAPNTNTHMHPSTAPASNACNSPSKDGKEPVFGEDMTSTSGPPTPFRALPTTSSSLPPFSPSKPCSRQSSSSDTDLSLTPKTVEPVRRRLGIFLCPSSPTLSTDTLSLLGSGLVGCGNTSDPRATTLPPPSTVHSDSVLLRKSVSFTEDLLLAASGMGSGGSVGKEAGPLKTLLRQQTQTALEQRGATSSGLLLNAREFPFFTLTSFPLGFLVHVGGVVSARSVKLLDRIHNPDEPETRDAWWEEIRQEIKSHAKALGCHAVVGYSESTSICEEVCILSASGTAAILNPRYMREGCLDIGITDHRFEEPSPPSCGFCHIPYDELNMPFPAQLTYCYLCRRQKVPDVLFTTINLPAEAAVTGKGCLIQARLCRLKKKAQGEVNATAISNLLPFMEYELHTQLMNKLKLRSMNALFGLHIQISVGENMLLGLASATGVYLTALPPPGGIQIAGKTPGDLSAEHHILTIQKRINDTIAKNKELYEINPPELTEEVLGSPVPDSRQRSRLFRSHSESSDEVSELDLSHGKKDAFVLEIDDTDAVEDIHSLLTDAPTPTGFYSCNTEIMPGIYNWTSGVQMFTSVRVFRLSNANLTNQGLNKIFTDLCENLLKSFYFKLRSMIPCCLCQLNFTVAVPEEELIQVTVTAVAMTFDKDQNQEKTADKPPAKGGNETEEQLQFPLELCADPSSANCQPASKVSGVPECSNFSSRDRCSTWLELLRLKAHTIRRGSVKTISSLERSSPLPEGRSRSLRSNRLFGGISVTVVKMTPLSFLPGTRIIKYLGIINMFFIRETTSLREEGGVSGFLHTFIAEVFSMVRAHVAALGGNAVVSYSMKECMLMENPNKNQAQCLINVSGDAVICVRETDQEPTPSTASIGQTCTSATDEAT from the exons ATGCCTGGGAAACTGAAGGCCAAAATAGTGGCTGGTCGCCACTTGCCGGTGATGGACCGAGCCAGTGACCTCACGGATGCATTTGTGGAG GTCAAGTTTGGAAACACGACTTTCAAAACAGACGTGTGTCACAAGTCCCTCAACCCACAATGGAATTCAGAATGGTTCAAATTTGAG GTGGATGATGAGGACTTGCAGGACGAGCCATTGCAGGTCACAGTTTTGGACCATGACACGTACAGCGCTAACGACGCCATAGGGAAGGTTTATATTGACATTGACCCGCTGCTGTGCAGTGAGGCGGCCTCTGTCATCTCCGGCTGGTTTCCCATCTATGACACGATCCATG GGATCCGAGGGGAGATCAATGTCCTTGTCAAAGTGGAGCTTTTCAACGATTTGAACCGCTTCAGACAGTCGTCGTGCGGGGTCAAGTTCTTCTGCA CCGCATCCATTCCACGGTGCTACAGAGCAGTATTGGTGCACGGGTTTGTGGAGGAACTTGTTGTGAATGAAGATCCAGAGTACCAGTGGATCGACCGCATAAGAACTCCTCGGGCCTCCAATGAGGCCCGGCAGAGGCTCATCTCTCTTATGTCAG gggagctgcagagaaaaatCGGGCTAAAGGTACTGGAGATGGGCGGGAACGCAGTGGTGGGCTACTTGCAGTGTTTCGACCTGGAGGGAGAATCGGGTCTGGTGGTCAGGGCCATAGGCACGGCCTGCACGCTGGACAAACTCAGCTCTGGGAGTGCCcccaacaccaacacacacatgcacccgaGCACAGCCCCTGCTTCCAATGCCTGCAATTCCCCTTCCAAGGATGGAAAGGA GCCGGTTTTTGGTGAGGACATGACCTCGACCTCCGGCCCGCCAACCCCTTTCAGAGCCCttcccaccacctcctcctctcttccccccttctctccctccaagCCTTGCAGCCGCCAGTCCTCATCATCAGACACAGACCTCAGTTTGACGCCCAAGACGG TGGAGCCAGTGAGACGCAGGCTGGGGATCTTCCTCTGCCCCAGTTCCCCCACCCTctccacagacacactgtcCCTTCTTGGTTCTGGCTTAGTGGGCTGTGGTAACACCTCTGATCCCAGAGCCACCaccctgccccctccctccaccgtCCACTCAGACAGTGTCTTGCTGAGAAAGAGCGTGTCCTTCACGGAGGACCTGCTGCTGGCAGCCTCCG GAATGGGGAGTGGGGGCAGCGTCGGGAAGGAGGCGGGGCCTCTGAAGACCCTGCTCAGGCAGCAGACGCAGACGGCTCTCGAGCAGAGG GGAGCGACCTCCTCTGGGTTATTGTTAAACGCCAGG GAGTTTCCCTTCTTCACCTTGACGTCTTTCCCACTTGGTTTTCTGGTTCATGTCGGCGGGGTGGTCAGTGCTCGCTCGGTCAAACTATTGGACCGTATACACAACCCCG ATGAGCCAGAGACTCGCGATGCCTGGTGGGAGGAGATCCGCCAGGAGATCAAATCTCACGCCAAAGCTCTTGGTTGCCATGCTGTTGTTGGGTACAGCGAGAGCACTAGCATCTG TGAGGAGGTGTGTATCCTGTCAGCATCTGGCACAGCAGCCATCCTCAACCCTCGGTACATGCGTGAAGGCTGCCTAGACATCGGAATTACCGACCACAG GTTTGAGGAGCCGTCTCCCCCGAGCTGTGGCTTCTGCCACATTCCGTATGATGAGCTCAACATGCCCTTTCCTGCCCAGCTCACCTACTGTTACCTCTGCAGGCGACAAAAG GTTCCCGATGTGCTCTTCACAACCATCAACCTACCAGCAGAAGCGGCTGTTACGGGGAAGGGCTGCCTCATCCAGGCCAG ACTGTGCCGTCTAAAGAAGAAGGCTCAGGGAGAAGTGAACGCGACAGCCATCTCCAACCTGCTGCCATTCATGGAGTACGAGCTGCACACTCAGCTGATGAACAAGCTGAAGCTGCGGAGCATGAACGCTTTGTTCGGGTTGCACATACAGATCAGCGTCGGAGAGAACATGCTTCTGGGTCTGGCT tctgcTACAGGCGTGTACCTGACAGCCCTGCCGCCACCGGGGGGCATCCAGATTGCAGGGAAGACTCCTGGTGACCTGAGCGCTGAGCACCACATCCTCACCATCCAGAAAAGGATCAATGACACCATAGCCAAGAACAAAGAGCTGTATGAAATAAACCCACCG gagctgacggaggaagTGCTCGGTTCTCCGGTTCCCGACTCGAGGCAGCGATCCAGACTTTTCCGCTCCCACTCGGAAAGCTCAGACGAAGTGTCAGAGTTGGACCTCTCGCACGGCAAGAAGGACGCCTTCGTCCTCGAG ATTGATGACACTGATGCTGTGGAGGACATCCACTCCCTCCTCACTGATGCCCCTACGCCCACAG GTTTCTACAGCTGCAACACCGAGATCATGCCTGGGATTTACAACTGGACTTCAGGAGTTCAG ATGTTTACATCTGTGAGGGTCTTTAGGTTGAGTAACGCCAATCTTACTAACCAAGGCTTGAACAAGATCTTCACTGACCTATGTGAGAATCTGCTGAAG AGTTTTTACTTCAAGTTACGCTCTATGATCCCCTGCTGTCTGTGTCAGCTCAACTTCACCGTAGCCGTGCCAGAGGAGGAACTCATACAG GTCACGGTGACAGCCGTTGCCATGACGTTTGACAAAGACCAGAATCAGGAGAAGACTGCAGACAAGCCACCCGCCAAAG GAGGCAACGAGACTGAAGAGCAACTGCAGTTTCCCTTGGAGTTATGTGCAGACCCATCGTCCGCCAACTGTCAGCCAGCATCCAAAGTCTCAG gtgtCCCAGAGTGTTCCAACTTCTCATCCAGAG ACAGATGCAGCACCTGGCTAGAGCTGCTTAGGCTGAAAGCTCACACCATAAGACGTGGATCAGTTAAGACAA tctcctctttgGAGCGCTCCAGTCCGCTGCCAGAGGGCCGCTCGCGCTCGCTGCGGTCCAACCGCTTGTTTGGGGGGATTTCCGTCACCGTGGTGAAGATGACGCCGCTCTCGTTCCTACCCGGGACACGCATCATTAAATACCTCGGGATCATCAACATGTTTTTCATCAGAGAGACGACATCTTTACGAGAG gaagGGGGTGTCAGTGGCTTCCTCCATACGTTCATAGCAGAGGTGTTTTCGATGGTTCGAGCCCATGTAGCTGCCTTGGGGGGCAATGCAGTGGTGTCTTATAGTATGAAAGAGTGTATGTTAATGGAAAATCCAAACAAGAACCAG GCTCAGTGTCTCATTAATGTGAGCGGTGATGCCGTCATCTGTGTCAGGGAAACGGACCAGGAGCCCACTCCCTCAACAGCAAGTATCGGACAGACCTGCACTAGTGCCACAGACGAGGCTACATGA
- the LOC120809784 gene encoding C2 domain-containing protein 5 isoform X6, whose product MPGKLKAKIVAGRHLPVMDRASDLTDAFVEVKFGNTTFKTDVCHKSLNPQWNSEWFKFEVDDEDLQDEPLQVTVLDHDTYSANDAIGKVYIDIDPLLCSEAASVISGWFPIYDTIHGIRGEINVLVKVELFNDLNRFRQSSCGVKFFCTASIPRCYRAVLVHGFVEELVVNEDPEYQWIDRIRTPRASNEARQRLISLMSGELQRKIGLKVLEMGGNAVVGYLQCFDLEGESGLVVRAIGTACTLDKLSSGSAPNTNTHMHPSTAPASNACNSPSKDGKEPVFGEDMTSTSGPPTPFRALPTTSSSLPPFSPSKPCSRQSSSSDTDLSLTPKTVEPVRRRLGIFLCPSSPTLSTDTLSLLGSGLVGCGNTSDPRATTLPPPSTVHSDSVLLRKSVSFTEDLLLAASGMGSGGSVGKEAGPLKTLLRQQTQTALEQRGATSSGLLLNAREFPFFTLTSFPLGFLVHVGGVVSARSVKLLDRIHNPDEPETRDAWWEEIRQEIKSHAKALGCHAVVGYSESTSICEEVCILSASGTAAILNPRYMREGCLDIGITDHRFEEPSPPSCGFCHIPYDELNMPFPAQLTYCYLCRRQKVPDVLFTTINLPAEAAVTGKGCLIQARLCRLKKKAQGEVNATAISNLLPFMEYELHTQLMNKLKLRSMNALFGLHIQISVGENMLLGLASATGVYLTALPPPGGIQIAGKTPGDLSAEHHILTIQKRINDTIAKNKELYEINPPKLFALDPEVFCGINMELTEEVLGSPVPDSRQRSRLFRSHSESSDEVSELDLSHGKKDAFVLEIDDTDAVEDIHSLLTDAPTPTGFYSCNTEIMPGIYNWTSGVQMFTSVRVFRLSNANLTNQGLNKIFTDLCENLLKSFYFKLRSMIPCCLCQLNFTVAVPEEELIQVTVTAVAMTFDKDQNQEKTADKPPAKGGNETEEQLQFPLELCADPSSANCQPASKVSVSLVTPAAKLCQNQLVMVRSPGVPECSNFSSRDRCSTWLELLRLKAHTIRRGSVKTISSLERSSPLPEGRSRSLRSNRLFGGISVTVVKMTPLSFLPGTRIIKYLGIINMFFIRETTSLREEGGVSGFLHTFIAEVFSMVRAHVAALGGNAVVSYSMKECMLMENPNKNQAQCLINVSGDAVICVRETDQEPTPSTASIGQTCTSATDEAT is encoded by the exons ATGCCTGGGAAACTGAAGGCCAAAATAGTGGCTGGTCGCCACTTGCCGGTGATGGACCGAGCCAGTGACCTCACGGATGCATTTGTGGAG GTCAAGTTTGGAAACACGACTTTCAAAACAGACGTGTGTCACAAGTCCCTCAACCCACAATGGAATTCAGAATGGTTCAAATTTGAG GTGGATGATGAGGACTTGCAGGACGAGCCATTGCAGGTCACAGTTTTGGACCATGACACGTACAGCGCTAACGACGCCATAGGGAAGGTTTATATTGACATTGACCCGCTGCTGTGCAGTGAGGCGGCCTCTGTCATCTCCGGCTGGTTTCCCATCTATGACACGATCCATG GGATCCGAGGGGAGATCAATGTCCTTGTCAAAGTGGAGCTTTTCAACGATTTGAACCGCTTCAGACAGTCGTCGTGCGGGGTCAAGTTCTTCTGCA CCGCATCCATTCCACGGTGCTACAGAGCAGTATTGGTGCACGGGTTTGTGGAGGAACTTGTTGTGAATGAAGATCCAGAGTACCAGTGGATCGACCGCATAAGAACTCCTCGGGCCTCCAATGAGGCCCGGCAGAGGCTCATCTCTCTTATGTCAG gggagctgcagagaaaaatCGGGCTAAAGGTACTGGAGATGGGCGGGAACGCAGTGGTGGGCTACTTGCAGTGTTTCGACCTGGAGGGAGAATCGGGTCTGGTGGTCAGGGCCATAGGCACGGCCTGCACGCTGGACAAACTCAGCTCTGGGAGTGCCcccaacaccaacacacacatgcacccgaGCACAGCCCCTGCTTCCAATGCCTGCAATTCCCCTTCCAAGGATGGAAAGGA GCCGGTTTTTGGTGAGGACATGACCTCGACCTCCGGCCCGCCAACCCCTTTCAGAGCCCttcccaccacctcctcctctcttccccccttctctccctccaagCCTTGCAGCCGCCAGTCCTCATCATCAGACACAGACCTCAGTTTGACGCCCAAGACGG TGGAGCCAGTGAGACGCAGGCTGGGGATCTTCCTCTGCCCCAGTTCCCCCACCCTctccacagacacactgtcCCTTCTTGGTTCTGGCTTAGTGGGCTGTGGTAACACCTCTGATCCCAGAGCCACCaccctgccccctccctccaccgtCCACTCAGACAGTGTCTTGCTGAGAAAGAGCGTGTCCTTCACGGAGGACCTGCTGCTGGCAGCCTCCG GAATGGGGAGTGGGGGCAGCGTCGGGAAGGAGGCGGGGCCTCTGAAGACCCTGCTCAGGCAGCAGACGCAGACGGCTCTCGAGCAGAGG GGAGCGACCTCCTCTGGGTTATTGTTAAACGCCAGG GAGTTTCCCTTCTTCACCTTGACGTCTTTCCCACTTGGTTTTCTGGTTCATGTCGGCGGGGTGGTCAGTGCTCGCTCGGTCAAACTATTGGACCGTATACACAACCCCG ATGAGCCAGAGACTCGCGATGCCTGGTGGGAGGAGATCCGCCAGGAGATCAAATCTCACGCCAAAGCTCTTGGTTGCCATGCTGTTGTTGGGTACAGCGAGAGCACTAGCATCTG TGAGGAGGTGTGTATCCTGTCAGCATCTGGCACAGCAGCCATCCTCAACCCTCGGTACATGCGTGAAGGCTGCCTAGACATCGGAATTACCGACCACAG GTTTGAGGAGCCGTCTCCCCCGAGCTGTGGCTTCTGCCACATTCCGTATGATGAGCTCAACATGCCCTTTCCTGCCCAGCTCACCTACTGTTACCTCTGCAGGCGACAAAAG GTTCCCGATGTGCTCTTCACAACCATCAACCTACCAGCAGAAGCGGCTGTTACGGGGAAGGGCTGCCTCATCCAGGCCAG ACTGTGCCGTCTAAAGAAGAAGGCTCAGGGAGAAGTGAACGCGACAGCCATCTCCAACCTGCTGCCATTCATGGAGTACGAGCTGCACACTCAGCTGATGAACAAGCTGAAGCTGCGGAGCATGAACGCTTTGTTCGGGTTGCACATACAGATCAGCGTCGGAGAGAACATGCTTCTGGGTCTGGCT tctgcTACAGGCGTGTACCTGACAGCCCTGCCGCCACCGGGGGGCATCCAGATTGCAGGGAAGACTCCTGGTGACCTGAGCGCTGAGCACCACATCCTCACCATCCAGAAAAGGATCAATGACACCATAGCCAAGAACAAAGAGCTGTATGAAATAAACCCACCG AAATTATTTGCGCTGGACCCTGAGGTATTCTGCGGCATAAACATG gagctgacggaggaagTGCTCGGTTCTCCGGTTCCCGACTCGAGGCAGCGATCCAGACTTTTCCGCTCCCACTCGGAAAGCTCAGACGAAGTGTCAGAGTTGGACCTCTCGCACGGCAAGAAGGACGCCTTCGTCCTCGAG ATTGATGACACTGATGCTGTGGAGGACATCCACTCCCTCCTCACTGATGCCCCTACGCCCACAG GTTTCTACAGCTGCAACACCGAGATCATGCCTGGGATTTACAACTGGACTTCAGGAGTTCAG ATGTTTACATCTGTGAGGGTCTTTAGGTTGAGTAACGCCAATCTTACTAACCAAGGCTTGAACAAGATCTTCACTGACCTATGTGAGAATCTGCTGAAG AGTTTTTACTTCAAGTTACGCTCTATGATCCCCTGCTGTCTGTGTCAGCTCAACTTCACCGTAGCCGTGCCAGAGGAGGAACTCATACAG GTCACGGTGACAGCCGTTGCCATGACGTTTGACAAAGACCAGAATCAGGAGAAGACTGCAGACAAGCCACCCGCCAAAG GAGGCAACGAGACTGAAGAGCAACTGCAGTTTCCCTTGGAGTTATGTGCAGACCCATCGTCCGCCAACTGTCAGCCAGCATCCAAAGTCTCAG TCTCTTTAGTCACCCCAGCTGCAAAACTCTGCCAAAATCAGCTGGTGATGGTTCGTTCACCAG gtgtCCCAGAGTGTTCCAACTTCTCATCCAGAG ACAGATGCAGCACCTGGCTAGAGCTGCTTAGGCTGAAAGCTCACACCATAAGACGTGGATCAGTTAAGACAA tctcctctttgGAGCGCTCCAGTCCGCTGCCAGAGGGCCGCTCGCGCTCGCTGCGGTCCAACCGCTTGTTTGGGGGGATTTCCGTCACCGTGGTGAAGATGACGCCGCTCTCGTTCCTACCCGGGACACGCATCATTAAATACCTCGGGATCATCAACATGTTTTTCATCAGAGAGACGACATCTTTACGAGAG gaagGGGGTGTCAGTGGCTTCCTCCATACGTTCATAGCAGAGGTGTTTTCGATGGTTCGAGCCCATGTAGCTGCCTTGGGGGGCAATGCAGTGGTGTCTTATAGTATGAAAGAGTGTATGTTAATGGAAAATCCAAACAAGAACCAG GCTCAGTGTCTCATTAATGTGAGCGGTGATGCCGTCATCTGTGTCAGGGAAACGGACCAGGAGCCCACTCCCTCAACAGCAAGTATCGGACAGACCTGCACTAGTGCCACAGACGAGGCTACATGA